A region from the Rosa rugosa chromosome 6, drRosRugo1.1, whole genome shotgun sequence genome encodes:
- the LOC133716502 gene encoding protein FAR1-RELATED SEQUENCE 5-like: protein MANQPISDSEDLQGKEQCDDSHCEPTDDLHVVNEIENNVEAIEEVILGKEFMDVESAYKFYKNYGGKHGFNVRIRNSRYSWGFRFREKDKRRTNASYSQPVTRCGCQAHLTILLQKNGNFQVVSFQKSHNHALISTPMKHLLKVNRSISEAQKTHADDAEHSGFSIKATVELMSREVGGAENLGFSQKDYMNYIHRKRMSKMEKGDAGAILQYFQKMQSENSSYFYSIQLDEDDMITNIFWADARSVSDYGLFEDVLCFDTTYRTNQYGRPFAPFVGVNHHKQTTLFSAALLYDETTKSFRWLFETFLSAMSGKQPITILTDQSVAMARAIKDVFPQATHRLCVWHLYQNAAKNLSHVFHGSSEFVDDFSNCMYDYEFEHEWLLAWNDMLEKYSIKETYFHCRYEKHTMK, encoded by the exons ATGGCCAACCAACCAATAAGTGATTCCGAGGACTTACAAGGTAAAGAGCAGTGTGATGATTCTCATTGTGAGCCTACTGATGATTTGCATgtagtgaatgaaattgaaaacaatGTTGAGGCAATTGAAGAGGTCATACTTGGAAAAGAGTTTATGGATGTTGAGAGTGCATATAAGTTCTATAAGAATTATGGTGGCAAACATGGATTCAATGTGAGGATAAGAAACAGTAGATATTCATGGGGATTCC gttttcgAGAAAAGGACAAGCGTCGTACAAATGCATCTTATTCTCAACCAGTTACAAGATGTGGTTGTCAAGCGCATCTGACCATCCTACTGCAGAAGAATGGAAATTTTCAGGTTGTCTCATTTCAGAAAAGTCATAATCATGCCTTGATTAGTACTCCAATGAAGCATTTGCTTAAGGTCAATAGAAGTATATCTGAGGCACAAAAAACACATGCAGATGATGCTGAACATTCTGGTTTCTCTATAAAAGCAACTGTGGAGTTGATGAGTAGAGAAGTAGGAGGGGCAGAGAACCTTGGATTTTCACAGAAGGATTACATGAATTACATACATAGAAAGCGAATGtctaaaatggaaaaaggagaTGCAGGTGCTATATTGCAGTACTTTCAAAAGATGCAATCTGAGAATTCGTCATATTTTTATTCAATCCAACTTGATGAGGATGACATGATCACAAACATATTTTGGGCTGATGCTCGATCGGTAAGTGATTACGGGCTTTTTGAAGATGTGCTTTGTTTTGATACAACATACAGAACAAATCAATATGGTCGACCCTTTGCACCGTTTGTTGGGGTTAATCATCATAAGCAAACAACATTGTTTAGTGCGGCTTTGTTATATGATGAAACAACCAAATCTTTTAGGTGGTTATTTGAGACATTCCTCTCTGCTATGTCTGGTAAGCAACCAATAACCATTCTTACTGATCAGTCTGTTGCCATGGCTAGAGCAATAAAAGATGTTTTTCCACAAGCTACTCATCGCTTATGTGTTTGGCATCTTTATCAAAATGCTGCTAAGAATCTCAGTCATGTCTTTCATGGATCTTCAGAATTTGTTGATGATTTTAGCAATTGTATGTATGACTATGAGTTTGAGCATGAGTGGCTATTAGCATGGAATGATATGCTTGAGAAATATAGCATCAAGGAGACATACTTTCACTGCCGATATGAAAAGCACACAATGAAGTGA